A region of the Peredibacter starrii genome:
TGTTGGTGCCGGCGGCTACGTGTGCGGCCCAACGCTACTTGCGGGTCACCTTCTTTTTATTCCGGTTTTTATCATTGAGCAGAATGCGGTGATGGGACTTACCAATCGAATTCTGGGTTGGATTTCGACTCGTATTTTTGTTCATTTCACCAAGACTCGCGGTCTTTCAAATACGCTTTCTAAAAAAGTTCGCGTAGTTGGTAATCCTACTCGTAAGGCCATTCAGCCAGTCTCGGCAAAGAAGTTTGATGGCGAACTAAAAGTTTTGGTGTTTGGCGGAAGCTTAGGTGCGACTCAAATTAATAAAGTGATCTTCGATATTCTTAAGCGGCCAAGTGTAAACAGCATGGCGATTCACCATCAGTTGGGTGGTGATCAGAAAGCTCCAGAAATTCAAACGCTGGTTAAATATCAGCCGATGAATTACATCGATAATATGCAGCAGGAATACGAGTGGGCGGACGTGATTATTTCGCGCTCTGGCGCCAGCACTGTCTCAGAACTAGCGATCATTAAGAAGCCTGTTCTCATTTTCCCTTATCCACAAGCTACTGATAATCATCAGGTCTATAATGCTCAGATTTTCAAGGAAGAGGCCGATTTCACCGTCGAGATCCTCGACCCGAAACTCTCTCATGAAGAGTGCGTTAAACGAACACAGGAATTCCTAGTCAAGGCTTCTCGTGAGGAGTTAAAGTACACTAAAACACCGTCACCAGGTAACCATACCTGTGATGAAATTCTGAGAGAGATCAAAACAAATGTTGGGCTGGCTTAAAGCAACGAAACTTCATTTCATTGGCATTGGTGGAATCGGCATGAGCGGTATCGCTGAGGTTCTTTTGGACCTTGGTTATAAAGTGTCTGGTTCTGATCTCAATGCTTCGGCCGTGACTGAGAATCTTCAGAAGAAAGGTGCCGAAATTTTCATTGGCCATAAGGCCTCCAACGTCGAGGGTTCGACCCTGATCGTTTATAGTTCTGCAATTGATACTAAAAACCCGGAAGTCATTCGCGCCACTGAATTAGAAATTCCGATGATCCGTCGAGCAGAGATGCTGGCAGAACTTATGCGTTTAAAGTTTGGTATTGCAGTAGCGGGTTCTCACGGTAAGACGACGACCACTAGTTTGATTGCGACAATTTTTCAGGAAGCAAAACTAGATGCGACTCACATCATCGGCGGAATTGTTCGTAACCTTGGTGGTAACGCCAAGAAAGGTGATGGTCAGTATTTAATCGCTGAAGCGGATGAATCAGATGGTTCATTCCTGCTCTTGAATCCCATCATGGCGGCAGTGACCAATATTGATAACGATCACCTTGATCACTACGGTACTGAAGATAAAATTGTTGATGCTTTCGTGGAATTTGTGAACAGACTTCCTTTTTACGGAAGAGTTGCTCTGAATGCTAACGATGCCACTTCGCTTTCAATTAAGTCGCGAGTAAAGCGTCCGATTATTTGGTACGGAATTGAGTTAGAAAGAGGCGAAGCGGACTACGTGGCAAAGAACGTAGAACTCTCTGCAGGTGGAACTCAGTTTGATCTTTATTTTAAAGGTGAGAAACTGACTCGTATCCAAACCAATCTCATGGGCATGCATAACGTATCTAATACTCTTGCTGCCATCTCGCTTTCTCATGAAGCGGGTCTAGATATTAAAATGATTCAGCAGGGTCTACTGAGTTTCCAGGGCGTTGGTCGTCGTCTGGAAAAGCTCCATGAGAACAAGGAGTTTGTGGTGATTGATGATTACGGACATCACCCGACTGAAGTTCGTGCCACTATATCAACCTTGAGACGTGTAGATCAACGTCCACTCTGTGTGGTGTTTGAACCTCACCGCTATACCCGCACTCAAAACTTCTGGAAAGAGTTCCAGGATTGTTTTGAAGGTTGCGATGAACTTTACCTCGCTCCCATTTATGCTGCCAGTGAAAAGCCGATAGATGGAATTACCTCTGAGGCGATGGCAAAAGAAATGAAGTCCAAAGGTAAGAATGTGACTTTCATTTCATCACTTGATGAGATGAAGGGGATTTTGGAACACAGAAAGAATCAGAACTGCGTATTCGTAACTTTAGGCGCGGGTGCCATTTCTAAAAAGATCCGTGAACTCGTAAAGAACCTATGAGTTTAGAAACAAAAGTCTCGGCCATTCAGGATTGCTCTTATCTTCCGAACTGTGATCTCACAAGTTACACCACGATGAGACTGTCTTCGAAAGGTAACTTGATTGAAGTTCGTTCGATTGAAGGGCTACAGAAACTTTTGCCACTATTAACGGCTGAGAAGCGCGAGTATCTGGTAGTAGGCTGGGGTGCCAATCAAATTCTTCCTGCGATTTGCGACAAGATTATTATTCATTTAGATTTTCCCTTCGATTCAACTTATCTGGAGGTTGCTCGTGACGAGTACATACTTCCGGCATCTCTTGGAATTAATCACCTCACCTCACATGCGGTGAAGTTTGGTCTAAAGGGTTGGGAAGTTTTCACGGGAATTCCTGCATCACTCGGTGGCGCCATCTATATGAATGCGGGAACGAACTTAGGTGAGATCGGAACATTGGTAAAGTCTGTTCAAGTGGTGACTAGAACCGGCGAGCTTCGCGAAGAGATCATTGATAAGACAAGTTTCTCATATCGCCATAACCACTTTTTAAAAGATGGTGAAGTGATTGTAGGGGCAACGTTAGTTCATCTTGGAATGGATTCTACCATTCCTCAAAAGATAAAAGACTATTTGGAATATCGTAAGAAGACTCAACCACTCGCAACTAAGAACTGTGGATGTGTGTTTAAAAATCCTCACAAGGAACTTCAGGCCGGCAGACTCATTGATCTTATGGGACTCAAGGCCCTCACAGTGGGCGGACTACGAGTTAGTCCAAAGCACGCCAACTTTATTGAGAACGGTGGCGCCTCAAATTGGGATCAATTCAAAGACCTGGTGGACACCATCCGTTTTCAAATGGACCACTTCTACGGAATTGAGTTTGAATTGGAAGTAAAAATCCCCTATCATTAATTAATGATCAGATTATTTTTAGTATCAATGGTGATCCTTCTGTCTATTAATGTTCAGGCAACTGTTCCTGACCGTTTTACTCAGAACAATATTAATTACCGGACTTATTTTGGCGAGTGTCCGTCAAAGTCGTCAGGCATGTTGACCTTGATCTTAATGAAGGAATTCGAAAAGACGGGATCACTGAAAAGTGTGAAAGAAAAAATCCTGGATGAAAAACTCGACGAGAAATACTTCCTATCTGATTACCGCATTTCATACAACCCAGTTATTAAAACATTGAAAATTCAACTCGAGTGTCCTGAGCCCCTTGCAAAAGTGCAGGTTTACAAACCAAACGGCGAAGAACATTACTCTGCGATATTAGGCGACAACGCCAAGATGTATGAGCCTCAGTATGAAAATTTGATGAAGGCCGAGAAACGTCTTAATCACAATTTACCACTACTTGCGATCACGACTGAACAACTCGAGGGAAATGCCCCTACTGATCTGGCGATCTTCATTAAGAAAATGGAGCTTGATCTTCGGAAACAAGTTTCAGAAATTATATTGAGCAAAAACAACGATTTAACAATAATCTTTGCTCTTGGTGGAAAGGCCACTAGCGTTTTTATGGGTGCTGATCTTTGGGAAGAAAAACTTACGAAGCTTACTAAGGTTGTAGGATACGTGAGTAAGAACAAACGTTACCCAAGTAGCATCAACCTGGTAAATTCGAAAAAGGTTGTTGTCAAGTTTTCTGACAAAATCTAAACTTTAACAGAGGCGAGAAACGCCTTAATATTTTTAGTCAGAATGAATCTGCCCTCTTCTTCGGAAGAGTTATTGAGAAGGGAATCTCATGAGCACCAAAAGTGTCATTGTCGCTTTAGACATCGGTACGACGAAAGTCTGCACATTGATCGCGCACAAATCAGCCAAAAATTTAGAAATTTTGGGAGTAGGTTCTCATCCAAGTCACGGCCTTAAAAAAGGCTCAGTGGTTAATATTGAAAAAACTGTCGAGAGTATTCGCACTTCAATCGAAGAAGCAAAACTCATGGCAGGGATCGAGGACTTAGAGTCTGCGACTGTTGGTATCGCAGGTAACCACATTTACTGTTTCAATTCTTCGGGTGTGGTTCCAGTTAAGAACAAAGAAATCAATCAATCTGACGTTGATCGTGTAGTAGAAGCTGCCAAAGCAGTTTTGATTCCATCTGATCGCGAAATCCTTCACGTCATTCCACAAGAGTTTAAAGTCGACAATACAGTTGGAATTAAAAACCCAATTGGTATGTGTGGCTCACGTTTAGAAGTAAACGTTCATATCGTTACAGGTAAGACTCCTCTGATCCATAACCTGGTTAAGTGTGTGGAGCAAGCAGGGCTAAATGCTAACGAAGTCATCCTTCAACCTATCGCCTCTTCTCGTTCAGTTCTTTCTAACGAAGAAAAAGAACTAGGGGTAGTTCTCATCGATATCGGTGGTGGAACAACTGACGTAGCGGTGTGGAAAGACGGAAGCCTACTCCATTCTCAAATTATTCCACTTGGTGGAAATCACTTTACCAATGACTTAGCTGTGGCCTTGAAGATCCCTCACAATGAAGCGGAAAGGATCAAATTGGCCCACGGAACGGTCCTAAAAGCCGCCCAATTAAATGAAACTTATCTCACAGTTCAGGGCCTTTCTGGCACCAGACCGCGTGAGGTTTCTTTGAGTTTTATCGCGGAAGTACTTGGAGCTAGGGCAGAAGAGCTCTTTTCAGTGGTACGTGAACTGATCTTGGAAAAGAATTTGCATGGAGAGATCACTGGAGGCTTCGTGCTTACTGGTGGAGGTGCTCTCATTAAGAATCTTCCTGAGCTGGCCGAGTTTATTTTGGAAAAGCCAGTGAAGATGGGTTATCCAACGGCCTTTGGTGGAATGACTACGGCCATGCAACACCCGAAGTTTTCAACTGTACTTGGTCTTCTTCAAGAGTCTAAACATGCTTCAGTAGCTGTGACACGTGAAGAGAAAGTACAAGACGAAACAGATATGTTTGATAAACTAGGTAAGTCTTTAAAAAACGTTTTCAAAGAGATTTTTTAATTCCCGGAGGAATTCATATGTTCGATATCGCCGACAACGAAAACAATACTATCGGTGCCAAGATTAAAGTCATTGGCGTTGGTGGAGGCGGATGTAACGCTGTTAATACCATGATCCGTTCAGGCCTTAATGGGGTTGAATATATCGTTGCTAACACAGACTCTCAGGCCCTTGCGGCTAACCTTGCTGGAACTAAAATCCAACTTGGTGGTAACGTAACTAAAGGTCTGGGCGCAGGCGCGAACCCGGAAGTTGGTCGTAAAGCTGCGATCGAAGATTATGAAAAACTATCTGAAGTTCTTCACGGTGCTGATATGGTTTTCGTAACTGCCGGTATGGGCGGTGGTACAGGAACTGGTGCTGCTCCAGTAATCGCAAAACTTGCTCGCGAAATGGGTGCTCTTACAGTTGGTGTAGTAACGAAGCCTTTCATGTTTGAAGGTAAGAAGCGTTCTCGCCAAGCTGAAGAAGGTATCCGTTCTCTTGAAGAATCAGTTGATTCCCTCATTTGTATTCCTAACCAGCGTCTTCTCCAACTTGCTGGCGAGAATCTATCTCTAGTAGATACTTTCAAAGCTGCTGATGAAGTTCTTCTGAACGCTGTTCAAGGTATTTCAGACCTGATCAATAACACAGGTCTAATCAACGCTGACTTCGCAGACGTTTCAACTGTGATGACTAATAAGGGTCTATCTCTTATGGGTACAGGTATGGCGTCAGGTGCTGAGCGAGCTCTTAAGGCCGCTAAGCAAGCGATCAGCTCTCCTCTACTAGAAGATGTTTCAATCGACGGTGCTACTGGCATTATCATCAACATCACTGGTAACGGAACTCTTACAACACATGAAACTAACCAGGCTGTTACTCTAATCATGGAAGCTGCTGATGAAGATGCAGAAATCATCTTCGGTACAGTGATCGATGAATCAATGGGTGAAAACGTAAAAGTTACTGTGATCGCAACAGGTCTAGTGACTGCTCGTAAAGAAGCTTCAACTAATGGTTATACAACTGCGCGTCCGGCTCCAGTAATGGCCCAGCCAGTGATGGCACAGCCAACTGTTGCTGCTCAACCGGTTATGTCTCAACCAGCTGTTGAAACTTACCAAGCTCCAGTAGCTCCGGCCGCTCCATCAATGAGAGTTGAAACTCCAGCTCCAAGAATGGAAACAAAAGTTGAAGCGGCTCCAATGAGAACTGAAGCTCCAGTTCAGCGCATGGAAGTTCGTCCAGAGCTACCAACTCAAGCGCCAACGATGAACAAAAATACTGATTACGCCGTTAAGTCAGAAATGACTTTTGACTTCGATGAGCCACAAGCAGTTGAAGCGGCTCCAGTAAGAACTGAAGTTCCTGCTAAGCCGAAAATTAACTGGGCAGAAAAACT
Encoded here:
- a CDS encoding UDP-N-acetylglucosamine--N-acetylmuramyl-(pentapeptide) pyrophosphoryl-undecaprenol N-acetylglucosamine transferase → MKHAVLVAGGTGGHINAALAVGEALMSEGWDIQYLTGKRPLDYKLFKGQNVRHLDSKPLRTNNPIQLFKNVMMNLMSFFIIFASYLKNRPKFIVGAGGYVCGPTLLAGHLLFIPVFIIEQNAVMGLTNRILGWISTRIFVHFTKTRGLSNTLSKKVRVVGNPTRKAIQPVSAKKFDGELKVLVFGGSLGATQINKVIFDILKRPSVNSMAIHHQLGGDQKAPEIQTLVKYQPMNYIDNMQQEYEWADVIISRSGASTVSELAIIKKPVLIFPYPQATDNHQVYNAQIFKEEADFTVEILDPKLSHEECVKRTQEFLVKASREELKYTKTPSPGNHTCDEILREIKTNVGLA
- the murC gene encoding UDP-N-acetylmuramate--L-alanine ligase; amino-acid sequence: MLGWLKATKLHFIGIGGIGMSGIAEVLLDLGYKVSGSDLNASAVTENLQKKGAEIFIGHKASNVEGSTLIVYSSAIDTKNPEVIRATELEIPMIRRAEMLAELMRLKFGIAVAGSHGKTTTTSLIATIFQEAKLDATHIIGGIVRNLGGNAKKGDGQYLIAEADESDGSFLLLNPIMAAVTNIDNDHLDHYGTEDKIVDAFVEFVNRLPFYGRVALNANDATSLSIKSRVKRPIIWYGIELERGEADYVAKNVELSAGGTQFDLYFKGEKLTRIQTNLMGMHNVSNTLAAISLSHEAGLDIKMIQQGLLSFQGVGRRLEKLHENKEFVVIDDYGHHPTEVRATISTLRRVDQRPLCVVFEPHRYTRTQNFWKEFQDCFEGCDELYLAPIYAASEKPIDGITSEAMAKEMKSKGKNVTFISSLDEMKGILEHRKNQNCVFVTLGAGAISKKIRELVKNL
- a CDS encoding UDP-N-acetylmuramate dehydrogenase; this encodes MSLETKVSAIQDCSYLPNCDLTSYTTMRLSSKGNLIEVRSIEGLQKLLPLLTAEKREYLVVGWGANQILPAICDKIIIHLDFPFDSTYLEVARDEYILPASLGINHLTSHAVKFGLKGWEVFTGIPASLGGAIYMNAGTNLGEIGTLVKSVQVVTRTGELREEIIDKTSFSYRHNHFLKDGEVIVGATLVHLGMDSTIPQKIKDYLEYRKKTQPLATKNCGCVFKNPHKELQAGRLIDLMGLKALTVGGLRVSPKHANFIENGGASNWDQFKDLVDTIRFQMDHFYGIEFELEVKIPYH
- the ftsA gene encoding cell division protein FtsA, which encodes MSTKSVIVALDIGTTKVCTLIAHKSAKNLEILGVGSHPSHGLKKGSVVNIEKTVESIRTSIEEAKLMAGIEDLESATVGIAGNHIYCFNSSGVVPVKNKEINQSDVDRVVEAAKAVLIPSDREILHVIPQEFKVDNTVGIKNPIGMCGSRLEVNVHIVTGKTPLIHNLVKCVEQAGLNANEVILQPIASSRSVLSNEEKELGVVLIDIGGGTTDVAVWKDGSLLHSQIIPLGGNHFTNDLAVALKIPHNEAERIKLAHGTVLKAAQLNETYLTVQGLSGTRPREVSLSFIAEVLGARAEELFSVVRELILEKNLHGEITGGFVLTGGGALIKNLPELAEFILEKPVKMGYPTAFGGMTTAMQHPKFSTVLGLLQESKHASVAVTREEKVQDETDMFDKLGKSLKNVFKEIF